A genomic segment from Leptolyngbya sp. CCY15150 encodes:
- a CDS encoding CHASE2 domain-containing protein, which produces MVRLSLGLWHCIQREAGIWRVGALPGLMVIALVVGARWMGLLQSTEMMALDAMLRSRPAEPTDERILIVGIDEDDVRAIGTYPVPDNVLADLLITLERSQPAVIGIDIYRDLPVEPGHDQLTALFETMPHIIGIEKIFSARDASSLQPTEPGDGVMPAVHPPPALPPDQIGFVDVVLDSDGKLRRSLLATHDPDDQFKFSFTIQLARQYLERQNITLTNGDRDPEAMQFGTVELTRFHPNSGGYIQDPAGGNQIFMNFRNGEQPFRIVSLRAIQAGEVPDDWIRDRIVLIGMTTPSVGDYLSSSALASRNPGLHYGVEMHAHALSQLVSAVLDNRPLLQSWAEGWDYVWIIAWGLLGISLGRIIPSPVKLILGLGITSLLLVSCAYGLLLVGWWVPLTPALLALMINSAGLTASLFYLHEQTLRARLQERQLVIEQTFDAIHNGPLQTLAKLLQDYGDQEQRSPTVYANLQHLNQELRDVYEAVRQESRSDNANFYLTSGLQLNLQDPIHELLYEVYHHTLTRDFPNFKTLKIKLTTFENVDNRRLTEEQKRGLCRFLEEALCNVGKHATGVRHLQVECKPGTRSNILRIVDDGSGLETMVNVKAGRSHGRGTQQAKSLAHQLSGSFQRRPNHPHGTICELTWPMTQAWFWRF; this is translated from the coding sequence ATTCAGAGAGAAGCTGGCATTTGGCGAGTGGGCGCATTGCCAGGGTTGATGGTGATTGCGCTGGTTGTGGGAGCTCGGTGGATGGGGTTGCTGCAATCTACAGAAATGATGGCCCTCGATGCTATGCTGCGATCGCGCCCAGCAGAACCCACCGATGAACGGATTCTTATCGTTGGCATTGATGAAGACGACGTGCGAGCCATCGGCACTTACCCAGTTCCTGATAACGTTCTGGCTGATTTACTGATTACCCTAGAGCGATCGCAGCCTGCTGTCATCGGCATCGATATTTATCGTGACTTACCCGTTGAGCCAGGTCATGACCAGCTCACGGCTCTGTTTGAAACCATGCCCCACATCATCGGCATCGAGAAAATTTTCTCGGCTCGTGATGCCTCCTCTCTTCAACCGACAGAGCCAGGCGATGGGGTGATGCCTGCCGTTCATCCTCCCCCGGCCCTACCTCCAGACCAAATAGGCTTTGTTGATGTTGTTCTAGATTCCGATGGAAAACTGCGGCGGAGCTTACTCGCGACCCATGATCCAGACGACCAGTTTAAATTCTCGTTCACCATTCAGCTTGCCCGACAATACTTAGAACGCCAGAATATTACGCTGACCAATGGCGATCGCGACCCAGAAGCCATGCAGTTTGGCACAGTGGAGCTGACAAGATTTCATCCTAACTCTGGAGGATATATTCAAGACCCTGCCGGCGGCAATCAAATTTTCATGAACTTTCGTAATGGAGAGCAGCCATTTCGGATTGTGTCACTCCGAGCTATTCAAGCTGGAGAGGTGCCGGACGACTGGATTCGCGATCGCATCGTCCTGATTGGGATGACTACCCCCAGCGTTGGCGACTACCTAAGTTCCTCTGCCCTAGCTAGCCGTAACCCTGGTCTTCATTATGGCGTTGAAATGCATGCTCATGCCCTGAGTCAACTGGTCAGTGCCGTGTTGGACAATCGCCCCTTACTGCAATCTTGGGCAGAGGGATGGGACTATGTGTGGATTATTGCTTGGGGGCTCTTAGGCATCAGCCTAGGGCGAATTATTCCATCACCGGTTAAACTGATACTTGGTCTAGGAATCACCAGCCTCCTGCTTGTGAGCTGTGCCTATGGACTCCTCCTAGTCGGATGGTGGGTTCCTCTCACGCCAGCTTTATTAGCGCTGATGATCAACAGTGCAGGATTAACCGCCTCTTTATTTTATCTGCATGAACAAACCCTAAGGGCAAGACTGCAGGAACGACAGCTTGTGATTGAACAGACCTTCGATGCCATCCATAACGGCCCACTGCAAACCTTAGCTAAACTGCTGCAAGACTATGGAGATCAAGAGCAGCGATCGCCGACCGTCTATGCCAATCTCCAACATCTGAATCAAGAACTGCGGGATGTTTACGAGGCTGTTCGCCAAGAAAGCCGTTCAGATAATGCTAATTTTTACTTAACCAGTGGTCTACAGCTTAACTTACAAGATCCCATCCATGAGCTGCTCTATGAAGTGTATCATCACACCTTAACCCGTGACTTTCCAAACTTTAAGACTCTCAAAATCAAGCTCACGACCTTTGAGAATGTGGATAATCGACGGTTGACGGAAGAGCAAAAGCGAGGGCTTTGCCGTTTCTTGGAAGAAGCGCTTTGTAATGTCGGTAAGCATGCAACTGGCGTACGACACCTGCAGGTGGAATGTAAGCCAGGAACCCGCTCGAATATCCTGCGAATTGTGGATGATGGTTCGGGGCTGGAGACAATGGTTAACGTTAAGGCGGGGCGATCGCACGGGCGAGGA